The following are encoded in a window of Bacilli bacterium genomic DNA:
- the deoC gene encoding deoxyribose-phosphate aldolase: MPDVADIAGMIDHTLLKPDATLAQVVHLCREAKQYGFAAVCVNPYWVAAAAKELAGTSVGIATVVGFPLGATSSAAKAAEARQAIADGATEVDMVMNIGAMKSGDADAVKADIAKVVEVCRGRAKVKVILETALLTDAEKIAACLLCKEAGADFVKTSTGFGPGGAVVADVALMRKTVGAEMGVKASGGIRDFATACAMIQAGANRIGASASVAIVKGQSDLS; encoded by the coding sequence ATGCCGGACGTAGCGGATATCGCCGGAATGATCGATCATACGTTATTGAAACCGGACGCGACGCTTGCCCAGGTTGTTCATTTGTGCCGGGAAGCGAAGCAATATGGTTTCGCCGCCGTTTGCGTCAATCCGTATTGGGTGGCTGCGGCGGCAAAAGAGTTGGCCGGGACAAGCGTCGGCATCGCCACTGTTGTCGGCTTCCCCCTGGGCGCAACAAGCAGCGCCGCGAAGGCAGCGGAAGCGCGGCAGGCAATCGCGGACGGCGCGACGGAAGTCGATATGGTGATGAATATCGGCGCGATGAAATCAGGGGATGCGGATGCGGTAAAAGCGGATATCGCCAAGGTGGTGGAAGTTTGCCGCGGCCGCGCCAAGGTGAAAGTGATATTGGAGACGGCTCTTTTGACGGATGCGGAGAAAATCGCCGCGTGTCTTTTGTGCAAGGAAGCGGGCGCCGATTTCGTCAAAACCTCGACGGGATTCGGTCCGGGCGGGGCGGTTGTTGCCGACGTGGCGCTGATGCGCAAAACGGTCGGGGCGGAGATGGGCGTCAAGGCATCCGGCGGGATCAGAGATTTCGCGACCGCATGCGCCATGATTCAGGCAGGCGCGAATCGGATCGGAGCGAGCGCGAGCGTGGCGATCGTAAAGGGTCAGTCTGACTTATCCTGA
- the cdd gene encoding cytidine deaminase gives MEKLLAAAKNARDCAYAPYSKFTVGAAVLAKDGTVFTGCNVENAAYGLCNCAERTALFKAISEGCREFAALAVIADTNEPVSPCGACRQVMLELCPGEMPVYLANMRGDLRKTTVAALLPLGFSLRDSCDRKGEK, from the coding sequence ATGGAGAAATTGCTTGCTGCTGCTAAAAATGCGCGGGATTGCGCCTATGCGCCCTATTCCAAATTTACCGTGGGCGCTGCCGTTTTGGCGAAGGACGGCACGGTGTTCACCGGCTGCAATGTCGAGAACGCCGCATATGGACTGTGCAATTGCGCGGAAAGAACCGCGCTGTTTAAGGCAATTTCGGAAGGGTGCCGGGAATTTGCGGCGCTTGCCGTCATTGCGGATACGAATGAGCCTGTCTCGCCTTGCGGCGCTTGCCGCCAGGTTATGCTGGAATTGTGCCCGGGCGAGATGCCGGTGTATTTGGCCAATATGCGCGGGGATTTGCGCAAGACCACCGTTGCCGCGTTGCTGCCTCTTGGTTTTTCATTGCGCGATAGTTGCGATAGGAAAGGGGAAAAATAA